In the Phaseolus vulgaris cultivar G19833 chromosome 7, P. vulgaris v2.0, whole genome shotgun sequence genome, one interval contains:
- the LOC137829182 gene encoding uncharacterized protein, translating into MGFHSRWIMWMQGCLESATVSVLVNGSPTEEFKPSRGLRQGDPLAAFLFIMVAEGLVGLVRQAVKNKLLSGIIIGEKELALSILQFADDTLFLYEDSLTNVLSLKAILRGFELTSGLKINFHKSRLAGVNVPRSSIEHYTETLNCEQMSIPFTYLGIEVGGNPRKKKFWEPVLNKLKSRLSVWKGRFLSMAEHRSRYAKALLAFKGGLYGGGERRRYRSHGSVGRMYVNYERKEDRVSRISAGLILCSWLNGDGVISLMREGGGRNAWNLSMGQRVEELGVWEESGWRWKLKWRRGRFEWEIPMELELGMHISRANVSRDEKDAQIWRGDEVGCFSVSSAYECLTKYERGPQLDVFNFLWKIKAFPNVMITTWRVLLGRMPTRECLSRRGVLLNTTACALCQSEEESCHHLFIECKCACCFHLGRIEVHGQRLKGRLGSSAEVAMRAIARNYGYWSTKLVCDGYRD; encoded by the exons ATGGGGTTCCATAGTAGGTGGATTATGTGGATGCAAGGATGCTTGGAAAGTGCAACTGTGTCAGTGCTAGTCAATGGGAGTCCAACAGAGGAATTTAAACCGTCTAGAGGGTTGAGACAGGGTGACCCCCTAGCCGCCTTTCTATTCATAATGGTTGCCGAAGGACTTGTTGGGCTTGTTAGACAAgctgtaaaaaataaattgttatcTGGCATCATTATCGGGGAGAAGGAGCTTGCCCTCAGCATCCTCCAGTTTGCTGACGATACTCTGTTCTTGTACGAGGATTCCCTCACCAATGTTCTATCTCTGAAAGCAATTTTAAGGGGTTTTGAGCTAACATCAGGTCTGAAGATTAACTTCCACAAATCAAGGTTAGCAGGTGTAAATGTCCCCAGAAGTAGTATTGAACACTATACTGAGACTCTGAATTGTGAGCAGATGAGCATCCCGTTTACTTACCTTGGCATAGAAGTGGGAGGTAATCCAAGGAAGAAGAAGTTTTGGGAGCCGGTTTTGAATAAGCTGAAATCCAGGCTTAGTGTATGGAAAGGAAGGTTCTTATCTATGGCAG AGCACCGGAGTCGGTATGCAAAAGCATTGTTAGCATTCAAAGGAGGTTTATATGGGGGTGGGGAAAGGAGAAGATATCGATCTCATGGGTCAGTTGGAAGAATGTATGTAAACTATGAGAGGAAGGAGGACAGGGTCTCAAGGATATCCGCAGGTTTAATACTGTGCTCCTGGCTAAATGGAGATGGCGTTATATCTCTAATGAGAGAGGGAGGTGGAAGGAATGCCTGGAATCTTAGTATG GGTCAAAGGGTGGAAGAGTTAGGTGTGTGGGAAGAATCGGGGTGGCGGTGGAAGTTAAAGTGGAGGCGAGGtagatttgagtgggaaatTCCGATGGAATTGGAGCTTGGCATGCATATATCTAGGGCAAATGTATCTAGGGATGAGAAGGATGCCCAAATATGGAGAGGTGATGAAGTCGGTTGCTTCTCGGTGAGCTCGGCATATGAATGCCTCACCAAGTATGAAAGAGGCCCTCAACTTGATGTGTTCAACTTCTTGTGGAAGATTAAGGCGTTCCCAAATGTGATGATCACAACTTGGAGGGTGCTGCTAGGAAGAATGCCGACAAGAGAATGCTTAAGTAGGAGAGGGGTCTTGCTAAACACAACTGCCTGTGCTTTATGCCAGTCTGAGGAAGAATCGTGTCACCACCTCTTTATAGAGTGTAAATGTGCCTG TTGTTTTCATCTGGGGCGCATTGAAGTTCATGGCCAGAGGCTGAAAGGGAGGTTAGGCAG TTCTGCAGAG GTTGCTATGCGGGCTATAGCTAGGAACTATGGATATTGGTCTACTAAGTTGGTTTGTGATGGCTATAGAGATTGA